One stretch of Pseudomonas fragi DNA includes these proteins:
- a CDS encoding UPF0149 family protein, whose protein sequence is MQSQPLNASDFDVIENTLLKYGDDHSVLNPSELDGYFTALVSSPMQVDIGEWFPAIWGGQNPAWESPEEAKQFIELSVRHINTLARQLAEDSSAFTPRFEQTEHLGQDVTLAEEWCFGYTRAVAISNWPALPAPQARLLQAIADCAEKDNFELPADLDVAAHQQSVAAIAPAARALHDFWLSQR, encoded by the coding sequence ATGCAATCGCAACCCCTGAACGCCAGCGACTTTGATGTGATCGAAAACACGTTGCTCAAATACGGCGACGATCACTCCGTGCTCAACCCTTCAGAACTCGACGGTTACTTCACCGCGCTGGTTTCGAGCCCGATGCAGGTCGATATTGGCGAATGGTTCCCGGCGATCTGGGGCGGTCAGAACCCGGCCTGGGAAAGCCCTGAAGAAGCCAAACAGTTCATCGAACTGAGTGTGCGTCATATCAATACCCTGGCCCGGCAACTGGCTGAGGACAGCAGCGCATTCACACCGCGTTTCGAGCAGACCGAACATCTGGGCCAGGACGTGACCCTGGCTGAAGAGTGGTGCTTCGGCTACACCCGCGCAGTAGCCATCAGCAACTGGCCAGCACTGCCGGCACCGCAAGCACGCCTGCTGCAAGCCATCGCCGACTGCGCCGAGAAGGACAACTTCGAACTGCCCGCCGACCTCGACGTAGCCGCCCATCAGCAGAGCGTTGCTGCCATTGCCCCCGCCGCGCGGGCGCTGCATGACTTTTGGTTGAGTCAGCGCTGA
- a CDS encoding CAP domain-containing protein produces the protein MRAHFTLNRLGALSLGLAFSVGAVASEESQLIESINAYRSQIQLCAGQPSQELPPLSADTRLVLPASSFGDLQQALARAAYPMVNVQAINLSGPRDAQAAMKAVQESFCRVVLDPQFVDIGVSHDQRDWRIVLARPLLAARLGDWQAEGQKVLEMLNSARNQPRQCGTQTFSPAAPLTWNSNLASAAENHSRDMANNNYFDHKGRDGSTPGDRAELAGYIAQQIGENIAAGQDTTRKLVDGWLASPGHCANVMNPEFRELGAAYATDPKSDAGIYWTALFGTQ, from the coding sequence ATGCGTGCTCACTTCACCCTGAACCGTCTCGGCGCCTTGAGCCTGGGTCTGGCGTTCAGCGTTGGCGCCGTGGCCAGCGAAGAATCGCAACTGATCGAATCGATCAACGCCTACCGCAGCCAGATTCAGCTGTGCGCCGGGCAGCCATCGCAAGAGTTGCCGCCGCTGTCGGCCGACACCCGCCTGGTGCTGCCGGCCAGCAGCTTCGGCGATTTGCAGCAAGCCCTTGCCCGGGCGGCCTACCCGATGGTCAATGTGCAGGCGATCAACCTGTCCGGCCCTCGCGATGCGCAAGCCGCCATGAAAGCCGTGCAGGAAAGCTTTTGTCGCGTGGTGCTCGACCCGCAATTTGTCGATATCGGCGTCAGCCACGACCAGCGCGACTGGCGCATCGTTCTGGCCCGCCCGCTGCTGGCGGCACGCTTGGGTGACTGGCAGGCCGAAGGGCAAAAAGTCCTCGAGATGCTCAACAGTGCCCGCAACCAACCCCGCCAATGCGGCACCCAGACCTTCAGCCCCGCCGCGCCCCTGACCTGGAACAGCAACCTGGCCAGCGCTGCCGAAAATCATTCGCGGGACATGGCCAACAACAACTATTTCGATCATAAGGGCCGTGATGGCAGCACCCCGGGGGATCGTGCGGAACTGGCGGGCTATATCGCGCAACAGATCGGCGAAAACATCGCCGCCGGGCAAGACACCACGCGCAAGCTGGTCGATGGCTGGCTGGCAAGCCCTGGCCATTGTGCCAATGTGATGAACCCTGAGTTTCGCGAGCTGGGTGCTGCCTATGCGACAGACCCGAAAAGTGATGCGGGGATTTACTGGACGGCCCTGTTCGGGACCCAGTGA